A single genomic interval of Salinarchaeum sp. IM2453 harbors:
- a CDS encoding NAD(P)/FAD-dependent oxidoreductase: MDRYDVAIVGGGPAGACAARVAAQQGARTILFESGVPREDRDSPGPDSTDAAALLDYWVDIADLDYDSVPDDVILRELEQAAFVSPQQELVIDRTGIDSTHPSFGFTFNRVKMDDWLHEQAKETGAELEVGTSVRSVNPDQGAIPEHRLQLSTGEEVIAKSLILADGPQRRITNGTLDDLLPVDETSTDYLGTQDANHIAYQEHRRVPEELFEDDTLRFWWGAIPGETAYPWVFPNDENIARIGLTMPIGLGIDDVEEPSSYTLVDYDDDELPSPQTYIERLLEREYPEYDISDFPRVESRGKRKGTETYSISSTKPIDSPVGANIAVAGGAMGSTSAFHEGGYHTAMRTGKIAGYLAANDSLEQYNDAWKAAIGTEVIRNIIFAEFVRDYKPADWDKAFSIAKELQSDSGNAVKPSLSAGLTGLSLFGKYKLQKLWYRYTDFVQIKESDYIV; this comes from the coding sequence CCTCGCGAAGATCGAGATAGTCCCGGCCCAGACTCAACGGATGCTGCAGCACTGTTAGATTACTGGGTTGACATCGCCGATCTGGACTATGATAGCGTGCCAGACGACGTTATTCTGCGAGAACTTGAGCAAGCGGCTTTCGTTAGTCCGCAGCAAGAACTGGTGATTGACCGTACAGGAATCGATAGTACACATCCGTCGTTTGGATTTACGTTTAATCGAGTGAAAATGGACGACTGGCTCCATGAACAGGCCAAAGAAACTGGTGCAGAGCTTGAAGTGGGAACCAGCGTTCGGAGTGTTAATCCTGATCAGGGAGCGATTCCGGAACATCGGCTACAACTCTCAACTGGCGAGGAAGTGATCGCCAAATCACTGATCCTTGCAGATGGCCCACAGCGTCGGATTACAAATGGGACGCTTGATGATCTGCTTCCAGTAGATGAGACAAGTACAGACTATCTTGGAACACAAGATGCAAATCATATTGCATATCAGGAACACCGACGAGTTCCTGAAGAACTCTTTGAAGATGATACACTGCGGTTTTGGTGGGGTGCAATACCGGGTGAAACCGCGTACCCATGGGTATTCCCAAATGATGAAAACATTGCACGAATTGGACTAACAATGCCAATTGGATTGGGAATCGACGACGTGGAAGAGCCAAGTTCCTACACGCTCGTTGACTACGACGATGACGAACTCCCGTCACCACAAACGTACATTGAACGATTACTTGAGCGGGAGTATCCAGAGTACGACATCTCTGATTTCCCACGCGTTGAGTCACGCGGGAAACGAAAGGGTACCGAGACATACTCAATCTCGTCAACAAAACCGATTGATTCGCCAGTTGGCGCAAACATCGCCGTAGCCGGTGGGGCAATGGGCTCAACCTCCGCATTCCATGAGGGCGGATACCATACTGCGATGCGAACAGGAAAAATTGCTGGCTATCTGGCGGCAAACGATAGCTTAGAACAGTACAATGATGCATGGAAAGCAGCTATCGGCACCGAAGTGATCCGAAACATCATCTTTGCTGAGTTTGTCCGGGATTACAAGCCAGCAGATTGGGATAAGGCATTTAGTATTGCCAAGGAGCTCCAGTCTGATAGCGGAAATGCCGTGAAACCATCGTTATCCGCTGGGCTAACAGGATTGTCACTATTTGGAAAATATAAGCTCCAAAAGTTATGGTATAGGTACACGGACTTCGTCCAGATTAAAGAATCAGACTATATCGTGTGA